One stretch of Chloroflexota bacterium DNA includes these proteins:
- a CDS encoding cysteine--tRNA ligase, with the protein MGLRVYNTLTRQKEPFEPLELNNVKMYVCGPNLYGPCHVGHAMSYLSFDMIKRYLQYRGYNVIHVQNFTDVEDRIIATARSQGTTIGALAEIYIDRFYKEMDGLNIKRADFYPRATEVIPKMIEIISTLIAKGHAYELDGDVYFRVTSDPDYGKLSRRTLEEMLAGARIEVDERKEHPMDFALWKASKPGEPAWDSPWGPGRPGWHIECSAMAIQFLGEQIDIHGGGPDVIFPHHENEIAQSESYTGKVPFVKYWLHNGPLRLREEEEKMTRHLGNFISCREALELYQPDAIRLFLLSSHYRSPITWKDAGVRAAERGLERMRAALRDMPDVVPASGGNDALSDIARQTKAVFIEAMDDDFNSPRAISGLFELTRAINQAREEGVSVESLAFAQGVLKELAGVLGLTLKEPEVPMQAEPFIQLLVDIRSELRAAKQWALADRIRARLAELDVALEDGPQGTRWRFVKR; encoded by the coding sequence ATGGGCCTTAGAGTTTACAACACCTTGACACGCCAGAAGGAGCCATTTGAACCCCTGGAACTGAATAATGTCAAGATGTACGTGTGTGGTCCCAATCTCTATGGCCCATGTCATGTAGGGCACGCGATGTCATATCTCTCTTTTGATATGATCAAGCGTTATCTACAGTACCGCGGCTACAACGTGATTCACGTGCAGAATTTCACCGATGTGGAGGATCGCATCATTGCTACGGCTCGATCACAGGGCACAACAATAGGGGCATTGGCGGAAATATACATCGACCGTTTCTACAAGGAGATGGACGGCCTCAACATCAAACGCGCTGACTTCTACCCCCGTGCTACAGAGGTCATCCCCAAGATGATCGAGATCATCTCCACACTTATTGCCAAGGGACACGCCTACGAGTTAGACGGCGATGTATATTTCAGGGTCACCAGCGACCCAGACTACGGCAAGCTGTCCAGACGCACGCTGGAAGAAATGCTGGCCGGTGCGCGCATAGAGGTAGACGAGCGCAAGGAGCATCCGATGGACTTCGCTCTGTGGAAGGCGTCGAAACCTGGGGAACCAGCATGGGACAGCCCCTGGGGACCGGGCCGCCCCGGCTGGCATATCGAGTGTTCCGCCATGGCCATCCAGTTCTTGGGCGAGCAGATTGATATCCATGGTGGCGGGCCGGATGTGATCTTTCCCCACCACGAGAATGAGATCGCCCAGTCCGAGAGCTATACGGGCAAAGTGCCTTTTGTGAAATATTGGCTGCACAACGGTCCATTGCGCCTGCGTGAGGAAGAAGAAAAGATGACCCGCCACCTAGGCAACTTCATCAGTTGCCGCGAAGCGCTGGAACTCTATCAACCAGACGCGATCCGCCTCTTTCTTCTCTCCTCACATTACCGCAGCCCGATTACTTGGAAGGACGCTGGGGTGCGGGCCGCCGAGCGAGGATTGGAGCGAATGCGTGCAGCATTGCGTGATATGCCCGACGTAGTACCAGCCAGCGGTGGCAACGACGCGCTCAGTGATATCGCACGACAGACGAAAGCAGTGTTCATTGAGGCCATGGATGATGATTTCAATTCGCCGCGAGCGATCTCGGGTTTGTTTGAGTTAACCCGTGCTATTAATCAGGCGCGCGAAGAGGGAGTCAGTGTCGAGAGTCTGGCTTTCGCCCAAGGAGTGCTGAAAGAATTGGCCGGCGTTTTGGGGTTGACACTGAAAGAGCCCGAGGTCCCAATGCAAGCCGAACCTTTCATCCAACTGCTTGTGGATATACGTTCGGAGCTGCGGGCAGCCAAGCAGTGGGCACTGGCCGATCGTATCCGCGCTCGGCTGGCCGAATTGGATGTGGCATTAGAAGATGGCCCCCAAGGAACGAGGTGGCGGTTTGTCAAACGATGA
- the rlmB gene encoding 23S rRNA (guanosine(2251)-2'-O)-methyltransferase RlmB, which produces MIEILYGRNAVHEALRAGRRKVMEVTLAEGVKLQGTVARLVELARQKRIPLRQAQRRQMDTLVRGANHQGVIAHASVYPYAEEEDILGLASERGEAPFVLVLDCLQDPQNLGALLRTAEAVGVHGVFIPRNRAADISPAVSNASAGAVEHLRVARVTNLVRAMEALKKAGVWVIGVEDVPGALEYRTADLDRPLALVIGSEGEGLRRLVRERCDFLVRLPMRGQIHSLNAAVAGSIILYEAWRQREQA; this is translated from the coding sequence ATGATCGAGATCCTATACGGGCGTAACGCCGTTCATGAGGCCCTGCGTGCAGGACGTCGCAAAGTCATGGAAGTGACTCTGGCTGAAGGCGTCAAATTACAGGGAACGGTGGCCCGTCTGGTGGAGTTAGCCCGACAGAAAAGGATACCCCTCAGGCAAGCACAGCGCCGACAGATGGATACCCTCGTTCGCGGGGCCAACCATCAGGGAGTGATAGCCCACGCCAGTGTCTATCCGTACGCTGAAGAGGAAGATATCCTGGGCTTGGCTAGCGAACGTGGCGAAGCCCCCTTTGTATTAGTGCTTGATTGTTTGCAAGATCCTCAGAATCTCGGAGCGCTCCTGCGCACGGCGGAGGCAGTAGGGGTGCACGGCGTTTTCATTCCTCGCAACCGCGCTGCCGATATTAGCCCTGCCGTTTCAAACGCCTCCGCGGGAGCAGTTGAACACCTGCGCGTGGCCCGAGTCACCAACTTGGTGCGAGCGATGGAAGCCCTGAAAAAGGCAGGGGTCTGGGTGATAGGTGTGGAGGATGTGCCTGGGGCCCTCGAATATCGCACTGCGGACCTTGACCGGCCGCTGGCGCTGGTGATAGGCAGCGAAGGTGAAGGGCTACGGCGGCTGGTACGTGAGCGCTGTGATTTTCTCGTTCGGCTGCCTATGCGCGGGCAAATCCACTCTCTCAATGCAGCGGTCGCTGGGTCCATTATCTTGTACGAGGCTTGGCGGCAGAGGGAGCAGGCCTAG